Genomic DNA from Hyperolius riggenbachi isolate aHypRig1 chromosome 10, aHypRig1.pri, whole genome shotgun sequence:
gctttatAGGCAATCTGCAACTCTAAGTGAAGGAGATCccacaaacagaggctgcagttagtctattcaccacaagatggcgatcacacacaggaagtgatgtcagataggaaaaagaagttgcaggaagtggagagggtacgttgttggaagaggtaattgtgtgattcttGTTATATACTAGCAAATATATGGTTGCTGGGCATTGTACAGGATGTATTGCAGTGGGAAGATCAGTGCAGACATGGGCAAGTATGAGGATAGTAATAGTATGAATGAGCATAGACATTGTATGCAGCAATAACTGTATATAGGAGAGATGGTGAATAGCCATGTCCAGTATATAATGTCCCCcatcccagtaatgccatttattttccagtatagccatgccccccccccccccctgtgtccccagcattgccattaccctccagtatgtaatgtcccccccaccccagtaatgccatttctttcccagtatagccatgccccccccccccccccccagcattgccgttatcctccagtatgtaatgtcccccaccccagtaaaaccaattctttcccagtatagccgtgtcccccctgtgtcccccagcattgccattaccctccagtatgtaatgtccccccacccctgtaatgccatttctttcccagtatagccatgtccccctgtgtcccccagcattgccagtgtcctccagtatgtaatgtcccccaccccagtaaaaccaattatttcccagtatagccatgtcctccctgtgtcccccagcattgccactatcctccagtatgtaatgtcccctaccccagtaatgccatttctttcccagtatagacatgcccccctctgtccccagcaattgccattatcctccagtatgtaatgtcccccaccccagcaatgccatttctcccccagtatagccatgtcctccctgtgtcccccagcattgccattacccTCCAGTATATAATATCTCCCACcctagtaatgccatttctcccccagtatagccatgtccccctgtgtcccccagcattgccattatcctccagtatgtaatgtcccccaccccagtaatgccatttctcccccagtatagccatgtcctccctgtgtcccccagcattgccactatcctccagtatgtaatgtcccctaccccagtaatgccatttctttcccagtatagacatgtccccctctgtccccagcattgccattatcctccagtatgtaatgtcctgtaccccagtaatgccatttctttcccagtataaccatgtcctccctgtgtcccccagtattgctattatcctccagtatgtaatgtcccccaccccaataatgccatttctttcccagtatagccgtgttcccctgtgtcctccagcattgtaattatcctccagtatgtaatgtcccataccccagtaaaaccaattctttcccagtatagccatgtcctccctgtgtcccccagtattgctattatcctccagtatgtaatgtcccccccccccaccccagtaatgtcatttctttcccattatagccatgtcccccctgtgtcccccagcattgccattatcctccagtatgtaatgtcccccaccccagtaatgccatttctcccccagtatagccatgcccacaCTGCAGTATTGCTCCATTCCCCCACCTCCATGCAGAGTAGTAATAGGAGGGATTACATTGGTTTATAGCTAGCTGTCAcagtgtgctccagtcctctgctcccattagcctcagtctctgcctctcctcatatcctcatccatctaccactaccagcactgctgtaacatcacaggaatggtaacagtgggaggtggATGTGAGGAGACaaggccagctggagaggaggcagagggaggacaggactgcagcatgctgtgagtatagtgcacaggtagctatacaccagcttattatgctttcctgcaatactctgcatggccctaccacccacaagtgacagcaatggggagatcatctgtctgctggctggagaggtgaggagaattATGGGAGGTCAcaggacatcactcttatctctattaaTAAAACACACCTGATCAGAGAGGTGAGGAGaattctgggagatcatgtgacatTAATGTTGGTCTTTTCATACAGCGTCCTGTGAAGTCAAGTGATCAGGAGACCATCGCAGTGGCCCCACCTCACTTCCTGATATTTGAGGGACACAACAAGAAGAAGATTCTGGAAATCACCAGGAaaatgattgagctgctgacatgagaggtgagcagtgctggcaaTTATGTCCAGTAACAGcaaggggggggtgtctgggcggTGATTGTGTCATTGTGTGTGTCGGGTTCCTATGAGATGTCAGGATGTCACGTCTGTTTCTCCAtgcaggagtggcagtatatagacagacaccaggacctctacaaggacaccatgatggagaatcagccgcccctcacatcaccgggtaagaggagattCTTTATTTCTTGTAATGGAGGATGCAGTGCTTGGGGTCCTCCTTGTTCCCCCCATCTGAGAAACACAAACAGACAGTAACCTCAATTCAGTAAGGGCtgattggcaaaaaaaaaaaaaaaaaaaaaggttggggaaatAACGCATTCTGTATTGGTATTGTAGACTTTGTTTTCCAAGTGCACCAAGACTGTCACACATGCGGTAATATGTAGTTTACTGAGAAATGTTGCTTCAGTTCAGTAAGACCTGCTCGGTAATGCAGAAGTCTCCCAGCTATgaaggaggtctctgcagcaagctgaggTTCTCTCCTACAAGTGTCTGCATAACCCATTCATTGTGACAGCTTACTAGAGAGTAAAGGgcttcctgcatccctttagatgtgtatgCATGCTACTAAAGGGCCTCTTCTGTGTACCAGTATATAGATCTGCATgtctaaagggatacagggaagcctctttaaagtgaatgtttatcagtaaaaaaaaagaaaaagtcagatactcacctaaggagagggaaggctcggtcctaatgagccttccctctcctctcccggtgcccggtcccgcgcaggatcccccgtggcagtattcgaccagttcggtcaaatactgccacttccgcatgccttcgggagctttcggaagccttcgggggcactcaggctcccgatgacgcgaccgctccatactacgcatgcgcgagcgccctctatgacgcgctcgcgcgtacgtagtatggagcggcccgtcttcggaagcccgagtgttcccgaagacctccgaagtccctgcggcggtggacacgaacgggggagccagcgcagcaccgagggcaccgggagaggagagggaaggctcattaggaccgagccttccctctccttaggtgagtatctaactttttcttttttttaccggtacccattggctttaaacgtCTCCTGATGTTGTATTTTGTTTATCTTTTTGATGTCCCTCCCGGCAGTGCATCTGATCAAATGAGGTGAGTAGCAGGACCAggtggctcttcctattggctttcTCCCTAGTCTGTCAATTTTACTACATGCTGATTTCTAGTTATTGACAGGTCCAGCAAGATCTTAAAATgcccaacattttatttgttttaccaaatgctttaatcttagtgaatttactTTTTGTGAGGTATTCACTGCATAAGCCGGTAATTTACCTCAATAGTCTGTAATATATACTTTTCAATGTGTCAAAAACAGAAGTTGGAGGAGCACTCATCCATAGGAAGGAACTGTTGTGTGCCCAAGCCTTGGATCCCTGTGGTCACGCAAAACAGACATGGTACTTTTCCTTGCCTCAGTTGCCATCTTTGTAGCCATATAGCTAAAGGTGGGTCTTTCACGCATCCCACCACAGGGGAAAGATTCACGGTTAGACACAGATATACCTGTGATTCTAGTTACGTAGTGTATTTAATTAAATGCCCCTGTGGATTGGGATACGTGGGTATGACCACCAATGCTTTGAAGGTCAGAATGTCTGGCCATAAGACAGCCATACGTGGcaaggatatgacccaggctgtgtCTAGCCACTTTGTTTCAGCTAGACATAATTTGTCCCAATTTAAAGTTCAGGTTATTGACAGTGTTCCGAGTAATTGGCGAGGGAGATTAAATAGACAGGATGAGTTGGCCAAAAGAGAGGCCTGGTGGATTAGAAGGTTGCATGTGATGGGAAAGGGAGGACTCAATAGGGAATACGATCTaagtttttgtgtttaattttcctgttgaatctgtaaatagtgatgtgggATATTTACTATGATAAGAGGCAGCTATTATGCTGTGCTAGGGGGTGTGGAGTACTGGTTGGGAGCATTAGAATATTGTTGAAAACTTTGATATTTTTtgcagtgatgtgtttttttcttcttttcctttttctttagTCCCTGTGAGCTGATGGAGGGAAGAACTTTGTGGCCTGGTGACAATTGTTCTCTCTAGCTATGCGATTTCCACGTGTATAATGTTGGGCATTAGCTCTAGGCGTGACTTGATTTGAGTCCCGCCATGATGCTATGCATTATATCCTCTTTTTGTGCATCCATTTTTTATGCGCCCTGAAGGCATTTTTGCGACGTTTTTTTTCGCATTAATGTGGCATTTGGTATGAACAGTATGCGACTATGTTGCGTTCAGTACCACGCGTTATGCGTCTTTTTGTACGCGTCCATTATAGAGTTATGCGGCCAGGGGGCGTTTTTACGTCGGTTTGTACGCATTATTATTGCGTTGGCATTAGTAGCGGCATGCGGTTATCTAGCGTCCAGTATTACGCATTATGcgtctttttgtacgcattgTTTTGATAATGCGTTTGGATGGCGAGTTACGGCGGCTATTATGCATTGATATCGCGTCTATAGGACGCGTATTATGCGGACATTTGTACGCGTTTACCATGCCATATTAAGATGGGTGGGCCGTTGGAGCCTGTCCCTATTGGTGCATGTGAACTTTGTTTACAGTGCACTTCCTGCTTTTACATGTGGAACTTTCTCTGCCATGCTGCGatgggctgtccttggtcagctgactgggaggtatgttttgatgacatcacacactgcctgttccccatcaggtccatccaCATGCCCTTGCACTCTGATTGGTGTTTCTGATTTTGAAATGATTGGCTAATTGATGCATAGACCAGTATATAAGGGTGTGGTCATTGTTGCTAACATTGTATGGGCTGttcggcttgagaaagagctatagcagctcgaaacagcgggctgtcgccgccaaagccttatttttgaccatgctgtcattttatgactgatcaataaagagctaatttttacttttctacttctggtggtgccagcctcctttctacaTTTGAATACTTTTCAATGTGGTAACTCTTAGTTAATTGAGCCCATAGTATTCAGTCatggtgtgtgtttcctacagataaaTCCAGTAatggaaacccaccagagaggtgtacaggtcctctttattcctgggATTGTCTAAAGGAAGTTCCCACCACCCCccgccattatcaggtaggtggaactgAGTGTCATTAGAGACCCCAAACTATGTGACATTGTTTCCTGTTGTCTCTGCTGTTATCTGTGCTCACATTATAAAGTGCTTCTTATTTTGTGCACTTAGGGTGGAGAACTGATACATGTaagtgctgtggttaaagaggaagaagaagagacgtatgtgaggagtgatcagcagtctatggaggagggtgacatgatggggacaaagaaagaagaagagacatatgtgaggagtgatcagcagtctatggcggagggtgacatgatgaggacaagtaaagaggaagaagagatgtatgtgaggagtgatcagcggtctatggaggaggatgacatgatggggacaaataaagaggaagaagaagagacatatgtgaggagtgatcagcagtctgtggaggagggtgacatgatgaggataaagaaagaggaagaagaagagacgtgtgtgaggagtgatcagcaatctatggaggagggtgacatgatgaggataaaggaagaggaagaagacacatatgtgaggagtgatcagcagtctgtggagaagGGTGATATGATGAGgataaagaaagaggaagaagaagagacgtgtgtgaggagtgatcagcagtctgtggaggagggtgacatgaggataaagaaagaggaagaagaagagacgtatgtgaggagtgatcagcagtctatggaggagggtgacatgatgaggataaagaaagaggaagaagacacatatgtgaggagtgatcagcagtctatggaggagggtgacgtgATGAGAGCATCTAAGGAGGAAGACATTAGTGCAGAGATGAGAATTGGTGAGTGATAAACATTAGATATTTAATAGCCTTATTACACTGACTAACAGATATGTTCCTGCtgggcacagcatagatcatcttCCTCTCAGTATGTGTGGTAATATTACCAGAGTTTCATGAATCTGcccctttgatacaatgtaaagcagtcagtgtacagcttgtataacggtGTAAATTTGCTGTTCCACCaacataactcaacacacagccattaatgtctaatccACTGGCAGCAAAAGTGAGGACACCCCTAAGTGACAAATGTCAAAATTCTACTCAATTAGACATTtcagggcccaatccaattcacttatttcctaagttttctccttggtgatattttcatatcttatcaataaatggccatttaagccaccagcaggcaacaaaaaaaattataaatgtgacagtttggatgtttgttactcgatcacacaaaactggctgatcggatttgaatgaaatttgtccCACACATAGTACatcacctggaataacatataggatactttttatccccataaccaaaaagtgggcggagacaaatacaaatttcactgggaaaatgtaaactgcagccattcttacactgttaataacagggttctcaaactttgcacagttggtcactgggtgaccggaattaatattcagaaaagtgggcggagcctacaaaagccaatcaaaattcacttattgattttcaaggggaatatttaattgctgccagtcGCACaatattaatggcacaagcctcgaaCCGGgtccagttggtcattgggtgacgggggttcaaattcagaaaaggggtggaacaacaaaaagccaatcagatttgtttcatttcaatacaaattattaatgccaaagacagcaaagctcacaaacttggtcattgagtaattgtgtgttagggtaagaaaaagtgggtgcagtcAACatgaaccaaatacatacccgggcaacaccgggccatcagctagttaaaaataattttacattATGTCTTCATTTGCAGAGTgttgagaagttattttaaacagaagataaaaaatgatgtCCTAGGAGAGAACTTAGCAGAGGAAGGGAATTGGTTCCGGCCCTTTCCCTCCctgaggtcatgtgactggttagtgttacaaggtctcaggtgtgaatggggagcaggtgtggtacatttggtgttatcgctctcacactcctTCATACTGGtcgctggaagctcagcatggctcctcatggcagaaaaatcatggcagagaactctgagGAGCTGAAAAAAGAATTGCTGCTCCACATAGagatggcctaggctataagaaTATTGCCAAGACTCTCacactgagctgcagcatggtggcCAAGACTATACAGAGGTTTAATAGGAAAATTTCCACTCCCAATAGGCCTCGCTATGGGCGACCAAGGAAGCTGAGTAAACATGCTCATTGTCatacacagagagggagggagaaaaaggAAGACCAAGCATATGTTGATAAaacgcacgcatacacacacacacacacacacacacacacacacacacacacacacacacacacacacacacacacacacacacacacacacacacacacacacacatattcagacacacacagcctctctctctccctcccttgctgTCCTACCCAGCCTTGTACTGACTGTACTGTAAGATGTACTGTCGTGCAGGACCAAATTTGTAGTGTATTGCCTGCTGTGCCCTTGTAATAGATACTATATTGGTCAAACTACCAGGGAAATGCAGACAAGGATCAAGGAACATCTCCGTTCACTTAAATCCAAGGATAAGTCTACCAGACTAGTAACACATATGGCTCAGTGCCATGGGAGAAACGCTCACTGTCTTAGATTCTTTGCCCTAGAAAATATATCTTTTACACACCGAGGAGGAGATAGGGAGCGGACTTTATTGCAACATGAGGCTCGGTGGATTATACAAACCAATGCCCTTGGCCCTCTCGGACTGAATGATAAAAATGAATTGGCCTGCTTTCTAGAGAAATGAACTTGAATGACACTGCATTGCTGACTTTCTCTTGTGCCTTGGCTTTGACACACttgcggaactttgctccttggTTCTGCCCTCTACTGTTTTTCGTCGGCTTTTCTCCCCCTTATATTCCACTGCTCTGTCTATGTGCCCGCGCGGCTGGGAGTTGTATTCCGTGTCGCGCGTACGCGCATGACTCTGTCTTTATGCACGTTTTTCCCCTTTTCCTTTTCTCTGTGGTTGGTTTTCAGCTTATTGTACATCTGCGCTGCTCCCTTccttgcctctctctctcctctcactGTGGGCTTGttccatactgtatatataccttTGGTATTTGCTTTTATGTCTTGCTACCCCGACACCCTGGGTTGCGCCTGCGGGCATGCCTGCCCTTGCCTCCACTGCCCGTTCCTTTCCAGCCCTGGGTTTTACTGCCTACATATGTGCCTCTAATATAGTACGCGCTTTGCAGCATGCGCACATGTCCTGCTGTTTACTAACAGCAGCCATTGATGTGCATccttgggctggttggctggacaTTTGGTGGCTCGGGTGGGCGTGCCTGTGGGCGTGCACACTGTTGCCGGGGAACATGGACGCTTCCCGTCCTGTCTGCAGGACGAGTGAGCGTCATGGAATGACATGGCAACGGGGGCGTGGCTAGCAGACGaaggcggaagtgccgccgtgaCGCGGGTATGTAACCCGCGTTGAGGCAGCCCGCCCCCAACTTCCCCATAGCGGTGAACAAGCGCGTCCAGCGCGAAACGGTCGTCCGCAGGGAAtctcagacctggcgcccactcaaCCTGCCTTGACACCTGGCTATCACACAACTGTGAGTGTCTAAACTTTTTATCAATAAAAGAACCCcaactgcagtgctggctttgCCCTCTCTCTTCATGCTCTCACTGTGAAAGtttatcactacatgttaataaggcaagcctctttagtgaattaacacttaaaatacagatttatgtgtggtgATGTTTCCACTTGCCTTATTATGATCTTAATGAGTTGTggccattggggttgattcactagctATAGCGCTGTTAGCTATTAAGGGAAGCCGGGGTTAGGAAGGTTTAAAAGTTATATAAAAAGTAACCTTTATTTTAATGTAAAAGAAGCAGAGAGATTGGCCATTAGAGGATGGGCAACAGCGACATTCAAGGAGAACTGGGGAGGAGATTGTGTCTCAGAAGTTCAGCAGAATAGGTGCCGTCTCTATTCCTGACTCTCTCCTCTCTCACTTCAATTCTACAGTTACTAATTACATGCTATAAAACACAATGGGGTTAATTTACTAACTATAGAGCTGCCAAACAGTGCAACTACTGTTACGCTAATAGAGCAGCGCAACTTATTTCCTCTGTGCACGTTACGCAACTGCCGCTTTAGTGAAGAATCATGGGAGCAATACATCACTACCGCGCGGCACATCAAGGCAGCGGCCGTTGCTAAGTAACACATGCTATGCTGCCACTAGCGTGTGTAGCGTGCACAGAGGAAATATTAAGTGAACTGTTAAACCTTCCTAACCCCGCCTTCCCCTAATCAGGCAGTCCTTGTTGTATATGAGGACGAGGTCAGCCAGATTCTCTGCTCTGCATGGCCTGACCTATATTCATCATGGAATATTATGTTAGTGGCTTGTATaattagctgctgcagcaggactTGTAATTCCATTAGGAATAGCGGCCGTGTTGTTTGGCCTCGCTCTCCCTGACCTCCCCACACTGTAATCTTGGATTGCAGGTTACTATTACAGTAAAGCACTTTCTCCAACTAGAGCAgatatagccccgcccccttgtcatagcctctgaagaagcgcttGTGTGTGAAACTGCCGTCAGGCTGCCAGCAACCAGCACCCACCATTATCCACCCCCGCACCGGTACGTGTTTAGTCTCTTCTTATGGACTGTGAGGTGATGATGTAACACACAGCCTACTTGTCTGCACATTGCCAAATAAAGGAAGCTGTACAGCAGTGCCGACCATCCTCTTTCCTctcatccctaatgataattgttcctcccctcagaattctctaacaggaagtgatgatgtttctctatttgcagggcggagtcccggcatcaggaacctctcagagactcgtctctctgtatccacagactgtacaacggatgatgatgtcactggacaagagtcccctgcagatatcctggtgaccccaaatatgcccccagactcccctcacctgtctaaccctgaggggcctcatacccagcacagctctcctcctgctggagggtctcattcctgttccacTTGTGGGAAATGTTATGCATGGAAATCaactcttgtcagacatgagagatctcacactggtgagaagtcctattcatgtgctgagtgtgggaaatgttttgtggtgaaatcagagcttgtcagacatgagagaactcacactggtgagaagccctatccatgtgctgagtgtgggaaatgttttggtcatAAATCAAGTCTTGAcaatcatgagagatctcacacgggtgataagccctattcatgtgctgagtgtgggaaatgttttgttgatAAATCAAAGCTGGTTGCACATGggaaatctcacacaggtgagaagccctattcatgtgctgagtgtgggaaaagttttgtgaGTAAATCATATCTTGTTACACATGAGAGATAtcatactggtgagaaaccctattcatgtgctgagtgtgggaaatggtttactcagaaatcaagtcttgtcagacatgagagatgtcacactggtgagaagccctattcatgtgctgagtgtgggaaatgttttactcagaaatCAAGTCTTGACAgtcatgagaaatctcacactggtgagaagcgctattcatgtgctgagtgtgggaaatgtttttggcATAAGTCACAGCttatcagacacttgtgttgagtgtggaaaatgtattGGCTACAAATGTTCTGATGCACgttatttgtttttttcttctttttttttaccatatttacACAGAATGCTGAGGATCTTTTCCTGCTACTCAGTGCATTGGTTTATAAAGTGTTAAAGTCCCTgaactgaagtgacatgatgattattattattatttagtatttatatagcgccgacatattacgcagcgctgtacaatgtatatatatcttgtcactaactgtccctcaaaggagctcacagtctaatccctaccattgccatctgtctatattatgtagtgtaagtactgtaatctagggccaat
This window encodes:
- the LOC137535480 gene encoding zinc finger protein 892-like isoform X2, with the protein product MRDKSSNGNPPERCTGPLYSWDCLKEVPTTPRHYQGGELIHVSAVVKEEEEETYVRSDQQSMEEGDMMGTKKEEETYVRSDQQSMAEGDMMRTSKEEEEMYVRSDQRSMEEDDMMGTNKEEEEETYVRSDQQSVEEGDMMRIKKEEEEETCVRSDQQSMEEGDMMRIKEEEEDTYVRSDQQSVEKGDMMRIKKEEEEETCVRSDQQSVEEGDMRIKKEEEEETYVRSDQQSMEEGDMMRIKKEEEDTYVRSDQQSMEEGDVMRASKEEDISAEMRIGRSPGIRNLSETRLSVSTDCTTDDDVTGQESPADILVTPNMPPDSPHLSNPEGPHTQHSSPPAGGSHSCSTCGKCYAWKSTLVRHERSHTGEKSYSCAECGKCFVVKSELVRHERTHTGEKPYPCAECGKCFGHKSSLDNHERSHTGDKPYSCAECGKCFVDKSKLVAHGKSHTGEKPYSCAECGKSFVSKSYLVTHERYHTGEKPYSCAECGKWFTQKSSLVRHERCHTGEKPYSCAECGKCFTQKSSLDSHEKSHTGEKRYSCAECGKCFWHKSQLIRHLC
- the LOC137535480 gene encoding zinc finger protein 892-like isoform X1, with the translated sequence MMENQPPLTSPDKSSNGNPPERCTGPLYSWDCLKEVPTTPRHYQGGELIHVSAVVKEEEEETYVRSDQQSMEEGDMMGTKKEEETYVRSDQQSMAEGDMMRTSKEEEEMYVRSDQRSMEEDDMMGTNKEEEEETYVRSDQQSVEEGDMMRIKKEEEEETCVRSDQQSMEEGDMMRIKEEEEDTYVRSDQQSVEKGDMMRIKKEEEEETCVRSDQQSVEEGDMRIKKEEEEETYVRSDQQSMEEGDMMRIKKEEEDTYVRSDQQSMEEGDVMRASKEEDISAEMRIGRSPGIRNLSETRLSVSTDCTTDDDVTGQESPADILVTPNMPPDSPHLSNPEGPHTQHSSPPAGGSHSCSTCGKCYAWKSTLVRHERSHTGEKSYSCAECGKCFVVKSELVRHERTHTGEKPYPCAECGKCFGHKSSLDNHERSHTGDKPYSCAECGKCFVDKSKLVAHGKSHTGEKPYSCAECGKSFVSKSYLVTHERYHTGEKPYSCAECGKWFTQKSSLVRHERCHTGEKPYSCAECGKCFTQKSSLDSHEKSHTGEKRYSCAECGKCFWHKSQLIRHLC